A window of Narcine bancroftii isolate sNarBan1 chromosome 6, sNarBan1.hap1, whole genome shotgun sequence genomic DNA:
AAAAGTGGTCAGCAATGAACATTGCTCATGTAAGAGAATCCTAAATGGTCAAATGATAGCATAAACATTTAATATGCAAAACTGACTGTGATTGATCTCTGTTTGTATGCAAATTCACTTGGATAAATGTGTTGTTGCAAGCCTTGTGCACTTCTATTTGAAGACCAGCTAATTCAGATCAACCATTTCAAGAAGCAAAAATTGAGATGtttccagattttaaaaattagatttttttaaacGTGAAATATATTTCAACCATCTTTGGGATTGATAAGACTTTACTTTCTGTCAGTATGTTTGTAATTATCCATAATAAAAATCAAATTACTTCTCACAATAATTTAATGTTTCAGAGAAAATTCTTTGCTATTGTTTGGTATTTAGAAAAGACTAGGTTGAGTGGACACCCATAGATGTTTTTATGATTCTTGCTATTTCCTAGAACATTATGTTTACTCAAATGAACAGTCAGAAGGTTCTTACGGGACAGTGACAACCATAGAGGAACAAGTTTTGTTTGAAGCAACGTATCCAGACATTACTACTCAATTTCATCATAAAAAAGAGAAGAAGCATCAAAAAAGTAAGTTTCCTGCGATAAGGAATGTTGATTTTAGTTAAATATCTTCACAGAGAATATGGGCCAGACTTTGCTGCCTGCATAAACAGCTGGACTCTCCATTGCCTACATTTTCCAGATCTGTCGATGCTGTCAATTCATTAACAAAAAGTGTTGATCTGTATTTGGGAGTGCCAAATGTTGTAGGGTATCCTTTTAAACTGTTATTAAGGTTATTTCTCCTGGACTCGGCATATCAAGTTGTTCAATATATTGGACCCAGGAAAAATAACTCTTTTGGCTTTAATTtatatattgtaaacaatttTTCCACCATATCCTCATTTTccacactccccccaccacccccctcccactaTCACACTAaagacaggcccttcaacccatctagttcatgctgaactatttattcagcctagtcccattgacctgcacctagaccatagccctccatactcctctcATCCATTTTCTTGTATGTCAAAatgaagcccacattcaccacttcatctggcagctcattccacgcactcaccagtctctgagtgaagaatttcccccttgtGTTCCCTTTatacatttctcctttcactcatAACCCATGTCTATTCATTTAAGATCTTGTCCATCTACCATGCCCCGCATGGTTATATCCACAATTATCATTAAGGGGATCACTTCTTTCCCTAGTTACCTTTTGGTTCTTAACATACTTACAGAATCTCTTGGATTTTTCTTAATCTATCTACCAACAATATCTCAAGTCCTCTTTCTGCCCTCCAGATTTCCTCCTCAAGTGCAGTCCTACATTCCTTATACTCTTCAATTTGCCTAATGTAATCTGCTAATACCTGAACCTGCCTCCATTTCCGACCTCACTTTCAAAAGCATCCCACTTGCCAGATGGTCCTTTTACCTGCTAATACCTCTCCAAATTAAACTCTGCAAGTCACTTAACTGCTCTAATTTCTCAAGAGGACCATCAGAATATTGCTTCTGAAAACTTTCCGGGACACACTTAACATATTTTGTCCCATCTAATCTCTCAGCACTGTGGCAGTTCCAATCAATatcagggaagttaaaatcttctaGGTATCGAAAACCTTCCTATATATTTGCTCTCCTTATTCCCACTGACTAACTTGGGGCCTATAATACAATTCCATCAAAgtgatcttcccccccccccccaacaccattCCTAAATTCTCATATATTGCCTCACTGGGTGTGACCCCAGGAATTTCCTCCCAAAGTATTGCCATGATGTTCTCCCTAATCAAAAGTACAACTATCCCTCCTTATCTCTACCTCTTTCACTCCTGAAGCATTTTTACCCCAGAATGAGGAGCTGCCAGTTCTGGCCAGCCGACAGACCATGTTTCTGTAATAGCTATAATATCCCAATGTGCCGATCCTTgtcctaagctcatctgccttgccTGTCAGCCTTCCAGCTTTTACAGGAATTGCTCATTTTCATTTCTATATTTCCCAGACTCCTACTTTGGGTGCTCTGCCAGATCCGTTTTAAATCCTCCCTTAGTAGCTCCAGCAAACCTCTCTGCCAACATATCAGCCCTTCTGTTCACTGTAACCTTTCCCTGTTGTATAGGATACCTCTGGCCTAGATGAGATTCCAATGGACCAAGACCCTGAATCCTTCCTTCTTGCATCAGCtccttagccacacattcatctggccTTTTACCCTCACTTGTGTAGGGCAACAAGAATAATCCAGAGATGACAAGCCTTGGGGTGCTGTTTTTAACACTGCCTAATTCCCCATATTGACTTTGCAGAGCCTCATCCCTTTTCCTATTTCTGTTACTGATACCAATGTATACAACTATCTCTGTCTGATCAACCTCCCCCAGACAATGTCCTGCAACTGCTTAGAGATGTCTTTGACCCTGGTTCTCAGGAGGTAAGGAATTATCACAGAATCTCATTTGCAACTACAGAATTTCCTGTCTTTCCCCTAACAGGAATGGAAGCAATGTTTTAGGCTTTGTTCTTCATAAGAAACAACTATCCAGGATTTGCACCCATGTTGTCAGAAtggataaccttgcctcatgattTGATGGTTCATGAAATTTGAGTGAAATTGAGCTGCAATGTTCTTCAGAGTATTGTTGTGGTCCTTTCCAAGTCATTGTCCACATAGAGGGAGAATGGAATTCCAGAGCCCCATGGACCCACATCCAAATTGTTGCAGAGGAGggaaaaaacatttttatttaaaattaattttgatattttaattaaaatatagatcagtggttttcaaactgcccccctaaactcacattccaccttaagcaatccctatgccataagttctctgtaaggaattacttaaattggtatgtgagtggaaagaaaaagatttgaaaaccactgttttaattgtacctaactgactcgttatgtgcacggtttcataactccaaaggaagtgggccattGACGATATtttttaagcaaaatatttcagtaacaattggatctagagcagtggttctcagccttcctttcccattcacataccaccttaagcaatcccttaccaatcacagagcacttatggcatggattgcttaaggtgtaatttgagtttagggggacagtttgaaaaccactgatatagatgGTCCAGGAACTGTAATTTACAAAGATTATTGGTGATGCCTTGCAGTATTGAAAAGCATCTCTGTGTGAAGATTTAaagataaagcacagtaacagaacCTTCCTGCCCTGTACAACCCTgtgcgtttttgaagggtgggaggaaaccggagcacccagaggaaactcagctAACACAGAAGAGCATACAAaccccttatagacagcactggatttgaagctaggtcactggccctgtaatagtATCGTGCATTTGATAGAGCAAAATGGATTGGGCATTAGAATTGGAATTGAAAGTGTAAAATATCTGCAGgtacagaaaatgcaggaaatgcccagcaggtcaggcagtatctgaggAGAGAGAAGTTAACatttcatgttgatgatgattctTTGGTTCTGTTTTGTTTATTATTTCAGCAGAGTGAATATATTCTACTCTCCCTGAAATTTCTCTCTTGTTTTCGATGAAATGAATTCCAGAAGCTCTAAAATTATGATTGAATGCCTAATTGAGTATTTCAGACTCTTCCCTTAATATACATTGTACCTTTAGATTTGTTCCCCATCCCCACTCTCCTTTGTCCATTTTTCTTCTTGAACAGGTGTAATGTAAAAATCTCCTTAAAATCTTGCCAGCTAATTTGGTTTACTATTTTTTGACCACCTCTCGAacttcggttagataaatttttacatgacagaggaattaggggatatggggagaaggcaggtaggtggagttaggtcataaattagatcagccatgatcatattgaatggcggagcaggctcgatgggccatttttggcctactcctgttcctactcccTATTTTCCTATGTTCATTTTGTGACGTTTCCACAATATGTTAAATGGAAATCAACTTAATCCTTTCACTTTATAGATGGatttcttttttgtgctttacttcAGGAAAAAGTAGGAAAAATGACAAGACTGCTCCAGTACCTGATGAAATCACACAACTAATGTCTGGAATGAGTTTACAATCTTTCCATAACAGTTTGTTTGCCAGAAATGAATCTGGTGAAAAATGTGCAGGTCAAGAAACAAATCCTTCCAGCTGCACAGATTGGAGTTCTTGTATTGATATCTCTACTGAATATTGTGCGTCTCCCAAAAAATTCTGGAGGGAAACTGCTAATGAAGTTGCCCAACCGACAAATAAtagtacagaaaaagaaaattctgacAGTGAGTCTACATTTCTCAAAACATCAGAAAATAGGAAGAATTGCTCGACTGTTTCTCCTTCCGTGTCTTTATTGGTTGCAGATTTGCACTTGAGTGACATTGACTGGAGTTCATCATTTAGTACACAATTTTCAGAACACACATCAATAATGCAAACTGAAACTTCTGAACAAGCTCAGTTAGTGATCAATGACAATAGTGTTCTCAATGGCTCATCCATCAAATTAGTAGAGGGCAAAGTGGTGAAGGAAAACACTCAAGAGCGTGTTCAAAAAAGTTTGAAATTTGTTGAAGATGCGTCCATGCTACAAGATTTCAATCAGCTACCTTTAAAAGATAGAATTCTATTCAAGAATGCCTGCCAGCTTTTATCTTTGCCTCAGCCAGCTGCTAATTCTATTGGAAACAACTTGTTGCCATGTTCTACTTCTTTTAAAAGTGCCATGCCACCTGCAGAAGCCAAACTTGTATATGATTCCAATGAAAAGAAGCTCACAAAGAACCTTTTCTCAGAAACTCAACAACCCCAGCAAGAGCAAAGGACACTTTACAATTTTGACCAGACTGCAGGCCATCATTCCAGGCTGTTGATTGTACCTGAAAGGAAAAATGTAAAAGATTCAGTAGAGAAGGTAGTTGGAATTCATGATTCACCTCTGCAGTCGTACCAAATTTCAAAGTCTGATAGCGTCTCACTTGCAGTGGAAAAAAGCAAAGTGCATGAAATGAAACCAGTGACTGGAAGTAGATCGACAATTGCGAAAAAAAGTGTGTGTTGCGACACATCTTTGTCTAGTGAAGACAGCGATGCAGAAAAATCAAGAAAGGGAAAACAAAAGCGATTTGGAGAGGACACCGTGAAGCCATTTTGCGCTGCAAAACTCCATCAACCTAGTGTTCAGCAGAAGAAATCTATGCCTAGGACTGTCAGATCCTGTGGAACCAGCATTCAGTCTAAGGTCATCGATATTAAGAACATCAAAACTAAAAGCAAAATTGTCATATCCCAGAAAAATACTTCAGAAGCGAAACCCCATTCTGGCAACACCATTCTGTTGAAATCACCTTTGAGCAGCATGGAACATTACAAACATTCCAGTGATGGTGAGGATTCCATTATAGTGATAAGTGACAGTCCCCTTCCACTTTCTGAAAAGCTGAAGCTCGAAAGTAGTCGAATTGATACTCAGAAATTTGAGAACACCATGTTTGATCACATTGAATGTCAAGCCTATGATTGTTTTCTCTGAACAATTTTAACATTGCAAACTGTCGGTCATTTAAAATGC
This region includes:
- the LOC138736599 gene encoding flap endonuclease GEN homolog 1 isoform X1 codes for the protein MGVNDLWQILEPVKEHVPLQNLKGKTLAVDMSLWVCEAQTVKGMIGTVSKPHLRNLFFRVSYLTLMDVRLIFVVEGTAPKLKAETMSKRNEIRYGGCIKQGTCIWRGRSHFKSVLKECCELLDYLGNPWICAAGEAEAMCAYLNENGYTDGCITNDGDVFLYGAQTVYRNLTISIKDPHVDCYKMSDIKSKLGLDRDALIGLAILLGCDYLPKGVPGVGKELALRLVETMNGQSLLQRFNVWKREFDEAGAHDSVVKKKVHCSVCRHPGFANEHATKGCNLCASNWSCLPHSSDYLCSCDWHQVEQKRKNNSLENIIKKKAKACEHFPFKEVIREFLVSKDQPIQKVQWKRPKLLFLQNFALDKMVWPRHYTCEKVLPLLSHYDMKERRLGQGDPCHLQPVSIVKTRIRNGIPCFEILWEKPEHYVYSNEQSEGSYGTVTTIEEQVLFEATYPDITTQFHHKKEKKHQKRKSRKNDKTAPVPDEITQLMSGMSLQSFHNSLFARNESGEKCAGQETNPSSCTDWSSCIDISTEYCASPKKFWRETANEVAQPTNNSTEKENSDSESTFLKTSENRKNCSTVSPSVSLLVADLHLSDIDWSSSFSTQFSEHTSIMQTETSEQAQLVINDNSVLNGSSIKLVEGKVVKENTQERVQKSLKFVEDASMLQDFNQLPLKDRILFKNACQLLSLPQPAANSIGNNLLPCSTSFKSAMPPAEAKLVYDSNEKKLTKNLFSETQQPQQEQRTLYNFDQTAGHHSRLLIVPERKNVKDSVEKVVGIHDSPLQSYQISKSDSVSLAVEKSKVHEMKPVTGSRSTIAKKSVCCDTSLSSEDSDAEKSRKGKQKRFGEDTVKPFCAAKLHQPSVQQKKSMPRTVRSCGTSIQSKVIDIKNIKTKSKIVISQKNTSEAKPHSGNTILLKSPLSSMEHYKHSSDGEDSIIVISDSPLPLSEKLKLESSRIDTQKFENTMFDHIECQAYDCFL
- the LOC138736599 gene encoding flap endonuclease GEN homolog 1 isoform X2, translating into MDVRLIFVVEGTAPKLKAETMSKRNEIRYGGCIKQGTCIWRGRSHFKSVLKECCELLDYLGNPWICAAGEAEAMCAYLNENGYTDGCITNDGDVFLYGAQTVYRNLTISIKDPHVDCYKMSDIKSKLGLDRDALIGLAILLGCDYLPKGVPGVGKELALRLVETMNGQSLLQRFNVWKREFDEAGAHDSVVKKKVHCSVCRHPGFANEHATKGCNLCASNWSCLPHSSDYLCSCDWHQVEQKRKNNSLENIIKKKAKACEHFPFKEVIREFLVSKDQPIQKVQWKRPKLLFLQNFALDKMVWPRHYTCEKVLPLLSHYDMKERRLGQGDPCHLQPVSIVKTRIRNGIPCFEILWEKPEHYVYSNEQSEGSYGTVTTIEEQVLFEATYPDITTQFHHKKEKKHQKRKSRKNDKTAPVPDEITQLMSGMSLQSFHNSLFARNESGEKCAGQETNPSSCTDWSSCIDISTEYCASPKKFWRETANEVAQPTNNSTEKENSDSESTFLKTSENRKNCSTVSPSVSLLVADLHLSDIDWSSSFSTQFSEHTSIMQTETSEQAQLVINDNSVLNGSSIKLVEGKVVKENTQERVQKSLKFVEDASMLQDFNQLPLKDRILFKNACQLLSLPQPAANSIGNNLLPCSTSFKSAMPPAEAKLVYDSNEKKLTKNLFSETQQPQQEQRTLYNFDQTAGHHSRLLIVPERKNVKDSVEKVVGIHDSPLQSYQISKSDSVSLAVEKSKVHEMKPVTGSRSTIAKKSVCCDTSLSSEDSDAEKSRKGKQKRFGEDTVKPFCAAKLHQPSVQQKKSMPRTVRSCGTSIQSKVIDIKNIKTKSKIVISQKNTSEAKPHSGNTILLKSPLSSMEHYKHSSDGEDSIIVISDSPLPLSEKLKLESSRIDTQKFENTMFDHIECQAYDCFL